A window of the Balaenoptera acutorostrata chromosome 13, mBalAcu1.1, whole genome shotgun sequence genome harbors these coding sequences:
- the CXXC1 gene encoding CXXC-type zinc finger protein 1 isoform X1, which yields MEAEASDPEPPDAGEDSKSENGENAPIYCICRKPDINCFMIGCDNCNEWFHGDCIRITEKMAKAIREWYCRECREKDPKLEIRYRHKKSRERDSTERDGSEPRDEGGGRRRPAPDLDLQRRAGSGTGVGAMLARGSASPHKSSPQPLVATPSQHHQQQQQIKRSARMCGECEACRRTEDCGHCDFCRDMKKFGGPNKIRQKCRLRQCQLRARESYKYFPSSLSPVMPSESLPRPRRPLPTQQQPQPSQKLGRIREDEGAVASAAVKEPPEATATPEPLSDEDLPLDPDLYQDFCAGAFDDHGLPWMSDTEESPFLDPALRKRAVKVKHVKRREKKSEKKKEERYKRHRQKQKHKDKWKHPERTDAKDPASLPQCLGPGCVRAAQPGSKYCSDDCGMKLAANRIYEILPQRIQQWQQSPCIAEEHGKKLLERIRREQQSARTRLQEMERRFHELEAIILRAKQQAVREDEESNEGDSDDTDLQIFCVSCGHPINPRVALRHMERCYAKYESQTSFGSMYPTRIEGATRLFCDVYNPQSKTYCKRLQVLCPEHSRDPKVPADEVCGCPLVRDVFELTGEFCRLPKRQCNRHYCWEKLRRAEVDLERVRVWYKLDELFEQERNVRTAMTNRAGLLALMLHQTIQHDPLTTDLRSSADR from the exons ATG GAGGCGGAGGCTTCGGACCCAGAGCCTCCAGATGCCGGGGAGGACAGCAAGTCAGAGAACGGGGAAAACGCGCCCATCTACTGCATCTGCCGCAAACCAGACATCAACTGCTTCATGAT CGGCTGTGACAACTGCAATGAGTGGTTTCATGGGGACTGCATCCGGATCACTGAGAAGATGGCCAAGGCCATCCGGGAGTGGTACTGCCGGGAGTGCCGAG AGAAGGACCCCAAGCTGGAGATCCGCTATCGGCACAAGAAGTCACGGGAGCGGGACAGCACTGAGCGAGACGGCAGTGAGCCCCGGGATGAGGGTGGAGGGCGCAGGAGGCCTGCCCCGGATCTGGACCTGCAGCGCCGGGCGGGGTCAGGGACAGGGGTTGGGGCCATGCTTGCTCGGGGCTCTGCTTCGCCCCACAAATCCTCTCCACAGCCCCTGGTGGCCACGCCCAGCCAG catcaccagcagcagcagcagatcAAACGGTCAGCCCGTATGTGTGGCGAGTGTGAGGCCTGCCGGCGCACCGAGGACTGTGGCCACTGTGACTTCTGCCGAGACATGAAGAAGTTTGGGGGCCCCAACAAGATCCGGCAGAAGTGCCGGCTGCGTCAGTGCCAGCTTCGGGCCCGG GAATCGTACAAGTACTTCCCTTCCTCG CTCTCGCCGGTGATGCCCTCAGAGTCCCTGCCAAGGCCTCGCCGGCCACTGCCCACGCAGCAGCAGCCACAGCCATCGCAGAAGCTGGGGCGCATCCGCGAGGACGAGGGGGCAGTGGCATCAGCAGCAGTCAAGGAGCCGCCTGAGGCTACGGCTACACCCGAGCCGCTCTCGGACGAGGACCTCCCACTGGACCCTGACCTGTACCAGGACTTCTGTGCAGGGGCCTTTGATGACCATGGCCTG CCCTGGATGAGTGACACGGAGGAGTCCCCGTTCCTGGACCCTGCGCTGCGGAAGAGGGCGGTGAAAGTGAAGCACGTGAAGCGTCGGGAGAAGAAGTCTGAGAAGAAG AAGGAAGAAAGATACAAGCGGCATCGGCAGAAGCAGAAGCACAAGGACAAATGGAAACACCCGGAGCGCACTGACGCCAAGGACCCTGCGTCGCTGCCGCAGTGCCTGGGCCCTGGCTGTGTGCGCGCTGCCCAGCCCGGCTCCAAGTATTGCTCAGACGACTGCGGCATGAAGCTGGCAGCCAA CCGCATCTACGAGATCCTCCCCCAGCGCATCCAGCAGTGGCAGCAGAGCCCCTGCATTGCTGAGGAGCACGGCAAGAAGCTGCTCGAACGCATCCGCCGGGAGCAGCAGAGCGCCCGCACCCGCCTTCAGGAAATGGAGCGCCGATTCCACGAGCTCGAGGCCATTATCCTGCGGGCCAAACAGCAGGCTGTGCGCGAGGACGAGGAG AGCAATGAGGGTGACAGCGATGACACGGACCTGCAGATCTTCTGCGTCTCCTGCGGGCACCCCATCAACCCACGTGTTGCCTTGCGCCACATGGAGCGCTGCTACGCCAAG TACGAAAGCCAGACGTCCTTTGGGTCCATGTACCCGACTCGCATCGAGGG GGCCACACGACTCTTCTGCGACGTCTACAATCCTCAGAGCAAGACATACTGCAAGCGGCTCCAGGTGCTGTGCCCCGAGCACTCACGGGACCCCAAA GTGCCAGCTGACGAGGTATGCGGGTGCCCCCTTGTACGTGACGTCTTCGAGCTCACGGGTGAGTTCTGCCGCCTGCCCAAGCGCCAGTGCAACCGCCACTACTGCTGGGAGAAGCTGCGGCGGGCCGAGGTGGACCTGGAGCGCGTGCGCGTG TGGTACAAGCTGGACGAGCTGTTTGAGCAGGAGCGCAACGTCCGCACTGCCATGACCAACCGGGCGGGCTTACTGGCCCTGATGCTGCATCAAACCATCCAGCACGACCCGCTCACAACCGACCTGCGCTCCAGTGCCGACCGCTGA
- the CXXC1 gene encoding CXXC-type zinc finger protein 1 isoform X2 has protein sequence MEAEASDPEPPDAGEDSKSENGENAPIYCICRKPDINCFMIGCDNCNEWFHGDCIRITEKMAKAIREWYCRECREKDPKLEIRYRHKKSRERDSTERDGSEPRDEGGGRRRPAPDLDLQRRAGSGTGVGAMLARGSASPHKSSPQPLVATPSQHHQQQQQIKRSARMCGECEACRRTEDCGHCDFCRDMKKFGGPNKIRQKCRLRQCQLRARLSPVMPSESLPRPRRPLPTQQQPQPSQKLGRIREDEGAVASAAVKEPPEATATPEPLSDEDLPLDPDLYQDFCAGAFDDHGLPWMSDTEESPFLDPALRKRAVKVKHVKRREKKSEKKKEERYKRHRQKQKHKDKWKHPERTDAKDPASLPQCLGPGCVRAAQPGSKYCSDDCGMKLAANRIYEILPQRIQQWQQSPCIAEEHGKKLLERIRREQQSARTRLQEMERRFHELEAIILRAKQQAVREDEESNEGDSDDTDLQIFCVSCGHPINPRVALRHMERCYAKYESQTSFGSMYPTRIEGATRLFCDVYNPQSKTYCKRLQVLCPEHSRDPKVPADEVCGCPLVRDVFELTGEFCRLPKRQCNRHYCWEKLRRAEVDLERVRVWYKLDELFEQERNVRTAMTNRAGLLALMLHQTIQHDPLTTDLRSSADR, from the exons ATG GAGGCGGAGGCTTCGGACCCAGAGCCTCCAGATGCCGGGGAGGACAGCAAGTCAGAGAACGGGGAAAACGCGCCCATCTACTGCATCTGCCGCAAACCAGACATCAACTGCTTCATGAT CGGCTGTGACAACTGCAATGAGTGGTTTCATGGGGACTGCATCCGGATCACTGAGAAGATGGCCAAGGCCATCCGGGAGTGGTACTGCCGGGAGTGCCGAG AGAAGGACCCCAAGCTGGAGATCCGCTATCGGCACAAGAAGTCACGGGAGCGGGACAGCACTGAGCGAGACGGCAGTGAGCCCCGGGATGAGGGTGGAGGGCGCAGGAGGCCTGCCCCGGATCTGGACCTGCAGCGCCGGGCGGGGTCAGGGACAGGGGTTGGGGCCATGCTTGCTCGGGGCTCTGCTTCGCCCCACAAATCCTCTCCACAGCCCCTGGTGGCCACGCCCAGCCAG catcaccagcagcagcagcagatcAAACGGTCAGCCCGTATGTGTGGCGAGTGTGAGGCCTGCCGGCGCACCGAGGACTGTGGCCACTGTGACTTCTGCCGAGACATGAAGAAGTTTGGGGGCCCCAACAAGATCCGGCAGAAGTGCCGGCTGCGTCAGTGCCAGCTTCGGGCCCGG CTCTCGCCGGTGATGCCCTCAGAGTCCCTGCCAAGGCCTCGCCGGCCACTGCCCACGCAGCAGCAGCCACAGCCATCGCAGAAGCTGGGGCGCATCCGCGAGGACGAGGGGGCAGTGGCATCAGCAGCAGTCAAGGAGCCGCCTGAGGCTACGGCTACACCCGAGCCGCTCTCGGACGAGGACCTCCCACTGGACCCTGACCTGTACCAGGACTTCTGTGCAGGGGCCTTTGATGACCATGGCCTG CCCTGGATGAGTGACACGGAGGAGTCCCCGTTCCTGGACCCTGCGCTGCGGAAGAGGGCGGTGAAAGTGAAGCACGTGAAGCGTCGGGAGAAGAAGTCTGAGAAGAAG AAGGAAGAAAGATACAAGCGGCATCGGCAGAAGCAGAAGCACAAGGACAAATGGAAACACCCGGAGCGCACTGACGCCAAGGACCCTGCGTCGCTGCCGCAGTGCCTGGGCCCTGGCTGTGTGCGCGCTGCCCAGCCCGGCTCCAAGTATTGCTCAGACGACTGCGGCATGAAGCTGGCAGCCAA CCGCATCTACGAGATCCTCCCCCAGCGCATCCAGCAGTGGCAGCAGAGCCCCTGCATTGCTGAGGAGCACGGCAAGAAGCTGCTCGAACGCATCCGCCGGGAGCAGCAGAGCGCCCGCACCCGCCTTCAGGAAATGGAGCGCCGATTCCACGAGCTCGAGGCCATTATCCTGCGGGCCAAACAGCAGGCTGTGCGCGAGGACGAGGAG AGCAATGAGGGTGACAGCGATGACACGGACCTGCAGATCTTCTGCGTCTCCTGCGGGCACCCCATCAACCCACGTGTTGCCTTGCGCCACATGGAGCGCTGCTACGCCAAG TACGAAAGCCAGACGTCCTTTGGGTCCATGTACCCGACTCGCATCGAGGG GGCCACACGACTCTTCTGCGACGTCTACAATCCTCAGAGCAAGACATACTGCAAGCGGCTCCAGGTGCTGTGCCCCGAGCACTCACGGGACCCCAAA GTGCCAGCTGACGAGGTATGCGGGTGCCCCCTTGTACGTGACGTCTTCGAGCTCACGGGTGAGTTCTGCCGCCTGCCCAAGCGCCAGTGCAACCGCCACTACTGCTGGGAGAAGCTGCGGCGGGCCGAGGTGGACCTGGAGCGCGTGCGCGTG TGGTACAAGCTGGACGAGCTGTTTGAGCAGGAGCGCAACGTCCGCACTGCCATGACCAACCGGGCGGGCTTACTGGCCCTGATGCTGCATCAAACCATCCAGCACGACCCGCTCACAACCGACCTGCGCTCCAGTGCCGACCGCTGA